The region CGCCTTCAAACGCTACGAAGGCGTAGAGGTTTATGGAGCCTAGGTTACAGCTTTCGTAAGGGTATAGGGGCTCCTCACCGCATGGGTTTGTGGACCTTATATCCCCTAAAGCCTTCCTTAACACGTTCACCCTGTTAATGTTATCTAGGAATAGTACGCCCGGATCCCCGGAGGCCCAAGCCATTTCAGCTATTAAGCGTAGAAGTCTTCTAGGGCTTACCTCCCTCCAAATCCTACCGTCCCTAGGGTTTCTTAACGGGTACGGCTTATCGTTCTCGTAGTACTCCCAGAAGTCGGGCGTTATTAGGACGGAGAGGTTGAAGTTTGTAAGGAAGCCTTCAACCGATTTAGCCGTTATAAACTTCTCGATGTCGGGGTGCCATACCTCGAGTATGCCCATGCAGGCTCCACGCCTCTTCCCACCCTGTTTAACTACGTCGGTTACTACGTCGATAATCCTCATGAAGGATAGGGGGCCACTAGCAGTACCTTGGGTTGTGGAGACCACGTCGCCTTCAGCGCGTAGCTTACTATAGTTCATACCGATACCTCCTCCGGACTTAAAGATTAAGGCGGCGTCGCTCGCAGCTTTCATTATGGAGTCCATGCTATCGTCTATGTCGAGGACGAAGCAAGCAGATAGTTGCCCTAGCCTCGTACCGGCGTTAAAAAGGGTCGGCGAATTAGGGATGAACTTCTTCTCGACCATGACCCTATAGTACCTTGTATAGGCGTCGTAGAAGCTATCAAATTCGCCTTTAACGAGCTTAGCCCAGAAGTCGCTCCATTTAAGCTTCATCTTTCCTTGAGCGTTTAGCTCATCGTATAACGCCTTCAGCCTTTCTAGGTGCCACTGACTCCACGTTACGTTAAAACCGCCGTCAATACGCTTACCTAGTCCAACCTTCCCATCCCATTCGCTAGGGTTAAACAATTCGAAGGGATGTACCGGTTGCTTACCCTCCTTATCGAATATTGTCGAGCTATATAGTATATCCGGGATAACTACGAGGGCGGCTACCCTTTCAAATAGCTGTTTCGGCGATTCAATAATCCTACCCGATCTATCCTTAAGCAGGTACCTAGAGGCTAAAACCCTAATCGCGTTAACCGAGAAGGCCTTATCAACCTCGTCGATAGAGGCCTTCCCGAGGATAGCCATCTTCTCCTTCCTTATACGCTCCCTCTCCTTCCTATACAGTATGTAGGCCTTGGCGACTTCGTAGAGGTCGAATTTAACTAGCGCTAACTCAACTATGTCCTGAATATCCTCAACGTGGGGGGTTTTACCGTCGCCATACTTTTCATTAACCGCTTTAATAACGTAGTTAACTACTTCTTCAAGCACTTTTTCATCGTACTTACGGACGCTCACCATAGCCTTCCTTACGGCGTTCCTAATCCTATTAACGTCGAAGTCAACTACTCTTCCATCACGCTTTACAACCTTGCTAACCCTAAGGAGGATCGTATCCAAGCGCTTCACAACCCCTCGAACCCTAAGGGCTCAAGGTAAACGGGTTTAAGAAGGTATTTAAGCTTCAATGCTTAACGCGTTAACTCCTTCCATAGGCTTCGGGTCCTGATTTATACGCCCCTAAGCTTTAACAGCTTCTCTCCGGCATAAAGGATGATGTAAGCTTATACGTATATCTATCCATCCTGAAGCTGTTGATAACGGCGGGCTTAACCCAGCTTTAAGTGTCGGTACTCTGTATCGCCATAGATACTACTTCTGTTAGATCGTAAATCCTTAATGGAAGCTTCCTCTTAGTGGAGGTTAGCTTAAAGTTCATGTAGCATAAGGGGCAACACGTCGCTAATCCCTCCACGTTAAGGGGTAATACTTCCTTTACGAGTTTCTTGTAGGCTATCTCCATAGCCATCTCGTAGTTTAAAGGCCAAAGCCCGCCTCCACCTCCACAACAGGTTGCGTAGTCCCGCGTAGGGTTTATTTCTACTAGTTTAACTCCATCTATGGAGTTAAGGGCTTTACGTGGGGCGTCGTAAACCCCGGAATGCCTACCTAGCGAGCATGGATCGTGGTATGTGAGGGTTAACGGCTCGTTAAGCCTTAAGCCAGCGCCCTTTAAATTCTGCTCTAGTAGTTGTGATACGTGCATTACTTTAACGCTAGGAAATTCGACTCCTAGGGTTTCGGGGTATAGCTTTATGAAGGCGTTGTAGCAGCCTGAACAAGGCGTAACGATAGCTTCAACCCCGGCCTCCTCCACGGCTTTAACCGTTTTAAGCGCGACTAGCCTCGCTTCATCGATTAACCCGAGCCTT is a window of Candidatus Nezhaarchaeales archaeon DNA encoding:
- a CDS encoding adenosylcobalamin-dependent ribonucleoside-diphosphate reductase — encoded protein: MKRLDTILLRVSKVVKRDGRVVDFDVNRIRNAVRKAMVSVRKYDEKVLEEVVNYVIKAVNEKYGDGKTPHVEDIQDIVELALVKFDLYEVAKAYILYRKERERIRKEKMAILGKASIDEVDKAFSVNAIRVLASRYLLKDRSGRIIESPKQLFERVAALVVIPDILYSSTIFDKEGKQPVHPFELFNPSEWDGKVGLGKRIDGGFNVTWSQWHLERLKALYDELNAQGKMKLKWSDFWAKLVKGEFDSFYDAYTRYYRVMVEKKFIPNSPTLFNAGTRLGQLSACFVLDIDDSMDSIMKAASDAALIFKSGGGIGMNYSKLRAEGDVVSTTQGTASGPLSFMRIIDVVTDVVKQGGKRRGACMGILEVWHPDIEKFITAKSVEGFLTNFNLSVLITPDFWEYYENDKPYPLRNPRDGRIWREVSPRRLLRLIAEMAWASGDPGVLFLDNINRVNVLRKALGDIRSTNPCGEEPLYPYESCNLGSINLYAFVAFEGDRPYFDWNSFDEVVMLAQRFLDNVIDVNNFPLKTIEERTKNSRKIGLGLMGLADTLFALRIPYNDEEGFSFMRRVSEHLTYYAMRSSALMAAERGPFPLFPSSSYVNGDLPVEGYYHKDWWTLNWNELVELIKRWGIRNAEVTTIAPTGTISMIADTSSGIEPQFALVYEKRVTIGQFLYVDVEFERQLKGLGLYDETLLKKVADNGGSVQGLNEIPEELRRFFVVAYDIPWYDHVRAQSEIAKWICAAVSKTINMPSWVTVEDVEKAFLFAYKLNLKGLTIYRDGSKGVQVLVTPSQRRGSYVATAKNETLNLMVKLGIEPPKPVLKPEVKEAVYLKAEPLKPPPTITLKEVARQPEVCPECGSKRLVYEEKCVKCLDCGWVACVAA
- a CDS encoding (Fe-S)-binding protein; translated protein: MIEERFKELIRRCAQCGTCTASCPLKDVSDFNIRKLVRRVQLNLFNTREFLARYPWLCTQCYRCQVLCTEELEIPKLVLALRELALKSGMAPSQVYEALEAIRKFNSPYRSLTRTKTSWLKQPFQLSTRVHLLYWVGCTPSIKARGIAEATLKALKGLNLEFKLLNDEPCCGEPLIRLGLIDEARLVALKTVKAVEEAGVEAIVTPCSGCYNAFIKLYPETLGVEFPSVKVMHVSQLLEQNLKGAGLRLNEPLTLTYHDPCSLGRHSGVYDAPRKALNSIDGVKLVEINPTRDYATCCGGGGGLWPLNYEMAMEIAYKKLVKEVLPLNVEGLATCCPLCYMNFKLTSTKRKLPLRIYDLTEVVSMAIQSTDT